The following DNA comes from Etheostoma cragini isolate CJK2018 unplaced genomic scaffold, CSU_Ecrag_1.0 ScbMSFa_80, whole genome shotgun sequence.
ttcattaatgatgaaataatggtttttatcttttagctttaatataattgaatataacgtgtgtgtgtctgtgtctgtgtgtgtgtgtgtgtgtgtgtgtgtgtgtgtgtgtgtgtgtgtgtgtgtgtgtgtgtgtNNNNNNNNNNNNNNNNNNNNNNNNNNNNNNNNNNNNNNNNNNNNNNNNNNNNNNNNNNNNNNNNNNNNNNNNNNNNNNNNNNNNNNNNNNNNNNNNNNNNctgtgtgtgtgtgtgtgtgtgtgtgtgtggtgagcaGGTCCCTCTGGGGGGGGCTGAGAGGATGAAGCAGTTCCCCCCGTTGGTTCCTCAGGAGTTCAgcctggagggggggggctaCCTGCAGGCGGCTGCCGACATCACGCTGTCCTCTGCAGGTAACCGTAGCAACACATTCTGGGATGGCGCAGCCCGCAagttattatgattatgattgtATCTATATATTAATATctaacgcccccccccccaggctggGTGGCGGTGACAGCAGCGGCGGGGGACCAGCTGCTGTTGAGGGTCCACGGTCCGGCGGGGGTGGTCTACAGCCTGCGGacgccccccctcctcccccacctcGTGGCTCTGAAGGGAGAACGCATCAGGAAGTCCCCCGCCTACAGGACGGTGGGGGGGGCCTCGCGGGGCGGGGGGGGCCTCGCTCTGCAGgggaagcagaagaagaagagagcgTGACACCTGCAGACAGGAAGCAGGTGACACGTCCTTACAGAGACCTGCTaaccacttcctgtctgacgGCGAGGAACCCTGACCCGTTTCCTCCTGCACGCCATGGACCCTCTCCCGGGACCCAGTTGGGGACCTGGGACCCGGTCGGGGACCCGGGACCCGGTTGGGGACCCAGTTGGGGAC
Coding sequences within:
- the noa1 gene encoding nitric oxide-associated protein 1 translates to MKQFPPLVPQEFSLEGGGYLQAAADITLSSAGWVAVTAAAGDQLLLRVHGPAGVVYSLRTPPLLPHLVALKGERIRKSPAYRTVGGASRGGGGLALQGKQKKKRA